The following coding sequences are from one Deltaproteobacteria bacterium window:
- the ffh gene encoding signal recognition particle protein: protein MFESLGDRLNAVFKKLKGQGRLSEKNIEEGLKEVRMALLEADVNYKVVKSFTAAIKDRAVGSEVLDSLTPGQQVVKIVNEELTRIMGERHVDINFGAVSPSPIMLVGLQGSGKTTTAGKLALYLRGKGKKPYLVPADLQRPAAIEQLKKLGKEIGVPVHPSVSGRPPEEICGQARMEAMRNGYDVIILDTAGRLHVDEALMDELNRIKRTVSPSDILMVADAMTGQDAVNIAKSFNDVLDIGGVILSKMDGDARGGAALSIRSVTGKPIKFVGIGEKASALEAFHPDRMASRILGMGDVLSFIEKAQSTFDQEKAIELEKKLRKSQFTLEDFKEQMKQVRKMGSIEELLGMIPGFNKMKQMKDLKVDEKEFARVEAIINSMTPKERADYNLINGSRRKRIAAGSGTTVQDVNLLLKNYDQVLKMMKKFSKGGIKNMGRLFG, encoded by the coding sequence ATGTTTGAAAGCCTTGGCGATCGCCTGAACGCCGTTTTCAAGAAATTGAAGGGCCAGGGGCGGTTAAGCGAAAAAAATATTGAGGAAGGCTTGAAGGAAGTGCGCATGGCGCTTCTGGAGGCTGACGTCAATTACAAGGTCGTCAAGAGCTTCACGGCTGCCATAAAGGATCGCGCCGTCGGAAGCGAGGTGCTGGACAGCCTCACCCCCGGCCAGCAGGTGGTGAAAATCGTCAACGAGGAACTCACCCGCATCATGGGAGAGCGCCACGTTGACATCAATTTCGGCGCGGTTTCACCGTCTCCCATAATGCTGGTGGGGCTCCAGGGTTCGGGCAAGACCACCACAGCCGGGAAACTGGCGCTTTATCTGCGCGGCAAGGGCAAAAAGCCCTATCTGGTCCCGGCTGACCTCCAGCGCCCGGCAGCCATCGAGCAGTTGAAAAAGCTGGGAAAGGAAATCGGGGTTCCGGTTCACCCCTCGGTTTCCGGGCGGCCCCCGGAGGAAATCTGCGGCCAGGCCCGCATGGAGGCCATGCGGAACGGGTATGACGTAATAATCCTCGATACCGCTGGCCGCCTCCACGTTGACGAAGCCTTGATGGACGAGCTTAACCGCATCAAGCGCACGGTCTCGCCATCCGACATACTTATGGTGGCCGACGCCATGACCGGCCAGGACGCGGTGAACATCGCCAAGTCCTTTAACGACGTTCTGGACATCGGCGGCGTAATCCTTTCCAAGATGGACGGCGACGCCAGGGGCGGCGCGGCCCTATCCATAAGAAGCGTCACCGGCAAGCCCATAAAGTTCGTGGGCATCGGCGAAAAGGCCTCGGCCCTGGAGGCCTTTCACCCGGACCGCATGGCCAGCCGGATACTGGGCATGGGCGACGTGCTCTCCTTCATCGAAAAGGCCCAGAGCACCTTTGACCAGGAAAAGGCCATAGAGCTTGAAAAAAAGCTCAGAAAAAGCCAGTTCACCCTGGAGGATTTCAAGGAGCAGATGAAGCAGGTCCGCAAGATGGGCTCCATCGAAGAGCTTCTTGGAATGATTCCGGGTTTCAATAAAATGAAGCAGATGAAGGACCTCAAGGTGGACGAAAAGGAATTCGCCCGCGTGGAGGCCATCATCAATTCCATGACCCCAAAGGAACGCGCTGACTACAACCTCATCAACGGAAGCCGAAGAAAGCGCATAGCTGCCGGGAGCGGAACCACGGTTCAGGACGTGAACCTGCTTCTCAAAAACTATGACCAGGTTCTGAAGATGATGAAGAAGTTCAGCAAGGGGGGTATCAAGAACATGGGCCGCCTTTTCGGCTAA
- the rpsP gene encoding 30S ribosomal protein S16, whose amino-acid sequence MAAKIRLARHGAKKRPFYRIVVTDNDSPRDGRFIEILGTYNPLTTPATVDLKKARAQYWVSTGAQASATVRTILREQGAYTAPVEEAPAQ is encoded by the coding sequence ATGGCAGCAAAGATTCGTCTGGCCCGGCATGGAGCCAAGAAAAGGCCCTTCTACCGCATCGTGGTGACGGACAACGATTCCCCCCGCGACGGGCGTTTCATAGAGATTCTGGGGACTTACAACCCCCTCACCACCCCGGCCACCGTTGACCTCAAAAAGGCCCGCGCCCAGTACTGGGTATCCACCGGCGCGCAGGCTTCCGCAACGGTAAGGACCATCCTCCGGGAACAGGGCGCTTACACCGCCCCGGTGGAGGAAGCTCCGGCGCAGTAG
- a CDS encoding KH domain-containing protein: protein MKDLIKFIVEALVDHPEQVEVSEVEGEQTSVIELKVAKDDLGKVIGKQGRTARAMRTILSAASAKLKKRSVLEIIE from the coding sequence ATGAAAGACCTGATCAAGTTCATCGTCGAGGCATTGGTGGATCATCCCGAACAGGTTGAGGTGAGCGAGGTTGAGGGCGAGCAGACTTCCGTCATCGAGCTCAAGGTGGCCAAGGACGACCTTGGCAAGGTGATCGGCAAGCAGGGCCGCACCGCTCGGGCCATGCGAACGATTCTGAGCGCGGCCTCGGCCAAGCTGAAGAAGCGCAGCGTGCTTGAGATCATTGAATAA